The stretch of DNA TATGCTCATATTATTTTATAGACCACATTATTTCTTTTATATCTGTGTTTATCCTAAAAAAAGCGGTTACTCTCTACAGAATAACCGCTCAGTACCAAGATTTAATCTAGGTTTTATTGTTTAAAAATTCATTTTCATAAATTGATCCGTTTGATTGTCCCAGCGAATAATATACACACCAGGAGGCAAATCACGAATAACAATAGAACAACTACTGTCTAAGATTCCTTCTTTAACCACTTGCTCTTGAGAATCTATAATTTGATAGAAATCACCTTCCTTTCCCTTTACATAAATAAGTTCTTGGGTAGGAGTAGAAAAAACAGTAGCAGGATTGCCTTCATCAGCAAAGGTTAGCTCAATGACATTGTACCTAGATTCAATTTGATCTAACGCTATATATGGTACACTATTGATGTTCCAATTGTGCCAATACCCCATCAAAACAGAACTAGACAATTGTGCATTCAGGGAAAAACATGTCATAAATAAAGTTACTATCAGAATAATATTTTTCATAATAAATAAAGGTTTATGAATCATAAAATTAGGCACAGCGATGCCCTTTTGAAAAATTTTTCTTCTAAAATTTTCTAGCTGTATATCACCGATTATATAAAACTAACTTAGGATATGGCGGGGCAATCCATACAATTAATGCATGTTGCAATATCCTATCATTTATTTCGGACAAGGACGGGGGAGGACAGTTCCTTTTTCTTAGGTTTTAAATGGCTACACTTTTATTGCATGTTAGAATTTTTTAAATTCAACAATACAATATTTTAGATATATGTAAGCAATACGCCAATCAAAAATCTTATGTAAACTTACTAAAAAAATACACTTTCATGTATTTTTTATTTTTAATTTTAGCAAAAAAAAGACTGCCCTAAAAAAGAGCAGTCTAAATCTATTATTCTCTCTCTATAAGAGCAAGTCTTATACATTTAACATAACAGGCATAACAAGCATTAACAAATCCTCGTTGGGAGCCTGCTCTTCTGTTCTAAGAATCCCAGCTCTATTTGGGCTAGATAATTCAATACGAACATTATCTCCTCCTATCGTATTCAACATTTCAATCAAAAACTTAGCATTAAAGCCGATTGTCATCGCCTCTCCATCGTAATAGCAAGGTAATTGTTCTGTTGCTCGATTAGAGAAATCCAAATCCTCTGCCTCTATTGTCAAACTACTATCTGAAATTTCTAATTTTACCTGATTGGTTGTTTTATTGGCATAATTAGCAATACGTTTTAACGAATTTAAAAAATCCGTTCTTGTAATACTCATCGTGTTAGGATTGTCTGAAGGGATAACAGCCCCATAATTAGGATAGTTTTCATCAATCAAACGACAAGACAAGACTTGATTATCAAAATAGAAAATTGCATTGGTATCGTTATAAGCAATGCTAACACTTTGATTGCTATTTGCTAAGGCATTCTTAAGTAGGTTCAATGCTTTTTTAGGCAAAATAAACGCACCATCCAAACTTGTTTCTATATCTGTAAATCCATATTTGACTAATTTGTGAGCATCCGTCGCTACAAAGGTCAATCCTTCGCCATTTATCTGTACAAAAACACCTGTCATAGCTACCTGAGATTCATTGGTACTGGTCGCAAAAAGCGTTTTGTTAATCCCCTCTAGCAAAATAGTTGCAGGAACATCAATATTATCTACATTATCAGGAGTTGGTATCTTAGGAAAATCGTTACCATCTTCTCCTGCCAATTTATATTGTCCAAATTGAGAAGTTACTGCAACAGCAAATGTTTCCAAATCAATTGAAAACTTAAGAGGCTGCGTTGGTAATTGTTTTAAGGTATCCAATAAAATTTTAGCAGGAATAGCCACGCAACCATCTTCATCCGCATCTACATGCAAGGCTGCAGTCATAAAAGTTTGGTTATCCGTAGCTGCAATAGTAAGTGTATCGCCTTCAATTTTAAATAGGAAGTCTTCTAATATTGGTAAAATAGGATTAGAACTAATAGCACCATTAATAATTTGAAGTTGCTCTTTAAGGTCTGCTGAAGAAATAGAAAATTGCATGGTTTGATTTTAATAGTGTTGGTATTTTTTTCTGTAAAAACAGGAATCTTTGACGACGCTTTTGTGAAGTAACCACGAACGGCTCTTATAACTACCCCTAGGCACACTAAAAGAGTAAATAGCAGCGTAACTACCACGCTGTTAAACAGCAAAAAGCCTACATTTTGTTTGTGTTTCCTTCACGATTTGTTTTGTAGTTGCTAAAGAACCTAAAAATAGAATTGGTATAGTAAAGTATTCATTTATGGACTTGCACAACTTTCGTTACAAAAATAGTGTTTTCTTCTTATAAAGGAAATTTATTGATGGTATTAATTTTAGCGCTTATTCTTAAGTTTCATTAGAAGGCTAATAGCACTGATTTTAAGCAAAAAAAATGCTTGATTTATAGTGCCATAAATGATGAATAAGCAGTTATAATATCATTAATACTCCGTTGATTAGTTCGCTATGCTCATGAGATAGTTGTTTAGTTTTTAATAAAAAACATAAAAAAGCATCTTGCATCACATTGACTATCAGCTTTTTAACCCTCTAAGCCACAGAAACATATAACACTGATAATCAATATAATGCGATTTTTCAACCGAGTAA from Aureispira anguillae encodes:
- the dnaN gene encoding DNA polymerase III subunit beta, translated to MQFSISSADLKEQLQIINGAISSNPILPILEDFLFKIEGDTLTIAATDNQTFMTAALHVDADEDGCVAIPAKILLDTLKQLPTQPLKFSIDLETFAVAVTSQFGQYKLAGEDGNDFPKIPTPDNVDNIDVPATILLEGINKTLFATSTNESQVAMTGVFVQINGEGLTFVATDAHKLVKYGFTDIETSLDGAFILPKKALNLLKNALANSNQSVSIAYNDTNAIFYFDNQVLSCRLIDENYPNYGAVIPSDNPNTMSITRTDFLNSLKRIANYANKTTNQVKLEISDSSLTIEAEDLDFSNRATEQLPCYYDGEAMTIGFNAKFLIEMLNTIGGDNVRIELSSPNRAGILRTEEQAPNEDLLMLVMPVMLNV